A single region of the Bdellovibrionales bacterium CG10_big_fil_rev_8_21_14_0_10_45_34 genome encodes:
- the uppS gene encoding di-trans,poly-cis-decaprenylcistransferase produces MDGNGRWAEARGYPRSYGHIKGARTARRVIERCTELGIKHLTLYAFSTENWLRPKSEVSLLFRLLEKNLRRERKILLKQNIQFAVVGDISKLPKEVQREINKTVAVTSANTGLRLVFALNYGGRQEIVRAAQLLCEKVAAGTMKPSDVDLSAFEKALPSNPMPPIDLVIRTSGEQRISNFLIWQLAYAEIAFTPDAWPAFTAAKLEELLQNFAGRERRFGKTGEQIKSEQQSVERISIRKSVRPDKQYFAAASLESDVAKTADQFATSRTLGLLDSREPSDFELLSRLSVQEILI; encoded by the coding sequence ATGGACGGCAATGGTCGGTGGGCCGAAGCTCGTGGATACCCAAGATCTTATGGGCACATAAAGGGAGCACGTACGGCTCGCCGAGTGATTGAAAGATGCACTGAGCTTGGCATCAAACATTTGACTCTCTACGCATTCTCTACGGAAAACTGGCTTAGACCAAAATCAGAAGTGAGCTTGTTGTTTCGACTTTTAGAAAAGAATCTTCGTCGTGAAAGAAAGATTTTATTAAAGCAAAACATTCAGTTTGCAGTAGTTGGCGACATCTCAAAGTTACCTAAAGAAGTTCAGCGTGAAATTAATAAGACAGTAGCGGTGACTTCGGCAAATACGGGGCTTCGTCTGGTATTTGCCCTGAACTATGGCGGCCGGCAAGAAATTGTCAGAGCCGCGCAACTACTTTGCGAAAAAGTCGCAGCCGGTACGATGAAGCCGAGTGATGTTGATCTAAGCGCATTTGAAAAGGCGCTTCCGAGTAATCCTATGCCTCCTATAGATCTGGTGATACGCACTAGCGGGGAGCAGAGAATTTCTAATTTCTTAATATGGCAGCTCGCCTACGCGGAGATTGCGTTCACGCCAGATGCTTGGCCCGCGTTCACAGCTGCGAAGCTTGAAGAGCTGCTGCAGAACTTTGCGGGTCGTGAGCGTCGGTTTGGCAAGACCGGTGAGCAGATAAAAAGTGAGCAACAGTCCGTCGAAAGGATAAGTATTCGAAAATCCGTTCGGCCAGATAAGCAGTATTTCGCTGCAGCAAGTCTTGAAAGCGATGTCGCTAAGACTGCCGACCAATTTGCGACATCGAGAACGCTGGGACTGCTTGACTCGCGTGAGCCGTCGGATTTTGAGCTTCTTTCGCGCTTATCTGTACAAGAAATACTTATTTAA
- a CDS encoding ribosome recycling factor, which produces MLEGLKKEVKESMDKSVDSLVRELAKIRTGKATPTMLDVVKVNYYGALTPLNQVAAISCPDAKSFLITPWEASVLKDIEAGIVKADLGLAPMNDGKVIRLKVPDLTEERRRDLVKLSKKVVEEGKVAVRMARRDANESLKKLLKDKAISEDDNKRVEAEVQKITDEFIAKVDKIAEDKEKDIMGV; this is translated from the coding sequence ATGTTAGAAGGACTCAAAAAAGAAGTAAAAGAATCTATGGACAAAAGCGTAGACTCTCTTGTGAGGGAGCTTGCTAAGATTCGCACGGGCAAGGCGACGCCGACGATGCTCGACGTTGTAAAGGTGAACTATTACGGAGCTCTTACTCCGCTCAATCAAGTGGCTGCCATTTCTTGTCCTGATGCAAAGTCTTTTTTAATAACTCCTTGGGAAGCGTCAGTTTTAAAAGACATCGAAGCGGGTATTGTGAAGGCCGATCTGGGGCTTGCTCCGATGAACGATGGCAAAGTGATACGCTTAAAGGTGCCTGACCTTACCGAGGAGCGCAGGCGCGATTTGGTGAAGCTTTCTAAAAAGGTTGTTGAAGAAGGCAAAGTTGCTGTGCGTATGGCGAGGCGAGATGCCAATGAAAGTCTTAAGAAGCTTCTAAAAGACAAAGCAATTAGCGAAGATGATAACAAAAGAGTCGAAGCAGAAGTTCAAAAGATCACAGATGAATTTATTGCTAAGGTCGACAAAATTGCAGAAGACAAAGAGAAAGATATAATGGGAGTCTAA
- a CDS encoding UMP kinase, protein MSASKYRRILLKLSGEALAGGTGYGIDGETIRAIAQDVAEVVEAGVQMGVVIGGGNIIRGVAAAQQGMDRASSDYMGMLATCINALALQDALEKLDVKTRVQTAIEMHEIAEPYIRRRADRHLEKGRVVIFAAGTGNPFFTTDTAAALRAVEIGAEIIFKATKVDGIYDKDPAKHADAVKFKELTYLDVLNKGLEVMDSTAISLCMENKLPILTFNLRVRGNIRRALTDSSIGTIVKGV, encoded by the coding sequence GTGAGTGCATCAAAGTATCGACGTATTTTACTAAAACTCAGTGGCGAAGCACTCGCCGGTGGCACCGGTTATGGCATTGACGGCGAAACCATTCGAGCGATAGCCCAAGATGTGGCTGAAGTGGTAGAGGCTGGTGTGCAGATGGGTGTTGTTATCGGCGGAGGCAACATCATCCGAGGAGTCGCGGCGGCCCAACAAGGAATGGATCGAGCGAGCTCCGACTACATGGGAATGCTGGCTACTTGTATCAACGCCTTAGCTCTTCAAGATGCGCTTGAAAAACTAGACGTAAAAACTCGTGTTCAAACTGCAATTGAGATGCATGAAATTGCGGAGCCTTACATAAGAAGGCGCGCAGATAGGCACCTTGAAAAAGGGCGAGTTGTTATCTTTGCTGCTGGTACGGGTAATCCTTTCTTTACAACAGACACAGCAGCAGCGCTGCGAGCCGTTGAAATTGGTGCAGAGATTATTTTTAAAGCGACAAAAGTTGATGGGATTTACGACAAAGATCCGGCGAAACATGCTGACGCGGTGAAGTTTAAAGAACTCACCTACCTTGATGTACTCAATAAAGGACTTGAGGTGATGGACTCAACTGCAATTAGTCTTTGTATGGAAAACAAGTTACCAATACTAACCTTTAATCTTAGGGTGCGCGGGAATATCCGAAGGGCACTGACTGACTCAAGTATTGGCACCATTGTGAAAGGTGTTTGA
- a CDS encoding translation elongation factor Ts, whose amino-acid sequence MTITASAVKELREKTGAGMMDCKKALSEVDGDFEKAVDWLRQKGLSAAAKKAGRVAAEGVVSAYIHGEGRIGVLLEVNSETDFVARNDGFQDLVRDVAMHIAAMNPVCVRAEELPADLIERERQVLIGKAKETGKKPEMIEKIVEGQISKWKSEVCLLDQKFVKNPDKTIGQLLTDTIARLGENLVVRRFVRYELGEGIEKKSVDFAEEVAAQVKN is encoded by the coding sequence ATGACGATTACAGCCTCTGCCGTAAAAGAACTCAGAGAGAAAACTGGAGCAGGGATGATGGACTGTAAAAAGGCCCTTAGCGAAGTTGACGGTGACTTTGAAAAAGCCGTTGATTGGTTAAGGCAAAAGGGCTTGAGCGCAGCCGCAAAAAAAGCGGGCCGAGTTGCTGCTGAAGGTGTTGTATCTGCGTACATACATGGCGAAGGACGCATAGGCGTTCTTTTAGAGGTCAACTCAGAGACAGACTTCGTTGCTCGTAATGACGGCTTTCAAGATTTAGTTCGCGACGTAGCAATGCACATCGCTGCCATGAACCCTGTTTGCGTTAGGGCAGAAGAGCTGCCGGCGGACTTAATTGAGCGCGAGCGCCAAGTCTTGATTGGTAAAGCTAAAGAAACAGGCAAGAAGCCAGAGATGATTGAAAAGATTGTCGAAGGTCAGATTAGTAAATGGAAGTCTGAAGTGTGCTTGCTTGATCAAAAGTTTGTGAAGAACCCCGACAAAACGATCGGTCAATTGCTAACAGATACCATCGCGCGACTAGGTGAGAACCTGGTTGTTCGAAGGTTTGTGCGTTATGAACTTGGCGAAGGCATCGAGAAGAAATCAGTAGATTTCGCTGAGGAAGTTGCTGCACAAGTTAAAAACTAA
- the rpsB gene encoding 30S ribosomal protein S2, with protein sequence MAQITIKEMLDAGAHFGHQTQRWNPKMKNFVFGERGGIHIIDLQKSVVAAQTAADYVKAQAAQGKRLIFVGTKKQAVEPIQEAAKACDQFFVTKRWLGGTLTNFVTIKQSIDRLKKIDLMREKGELDFYNKKERAGIEKEYLRLQEYLEGIREMKEPPSLMFVIDLKKEHIAVAEAKRLGITVIGIADTNADPTVVDYPIPGNDDAIRSIKLFAALIADSFNEGAKEWELKVRTMAEKTEERVRPDSKAPSAGDSRNKGGPAVVKMAKRKLVAVGMADDVEIASELEAPASAETPAAAEASTAKVEEPSAVATTEEK encoded by the coding sequence ATGGCTCAGATAACGATCAAAGAAATGCTCGACGCCGGAGCGCACTTCGGCCACCAAACTCAACGCTGGAACCCGAAAATGAAGAATTTCGTTTTTGGTGAGCGGGGCGGAATTCACATCATAGACCTACAAAAGAGCGTGGTAGCTGCACAGACAGCGGCCGACTACGTTAAGGCGCAGGCTGCACAAGGCAAGCGTTTAATCTTCGTCGGAACAAAAAAACAAGCTGTGGAGCCCATTCAAGAAGCGGCCAAAGCGTGTGACCAGTTTTTTGTCACAAAAAGATGGCTCGGCGGAACACTCACAAACTTCGTTACAATTAAACAGAGCATTGATCGACTCAAAAAAATCGATTTAATGCGCGAAAAAGGTGAACTTGATTTTTACAATAAAAAAGAGCGCGCAGGCATAGAGAAAGAGTATCTCAGGCTACAAGAGTACCTTGAAGGTATTCGTGAGATGAAAGAGCCGCCATCTTTAATGTTTGTTATTGATCTTAAAAAAGAACATATCGCTGTCGCAGAAGCGAAAAGACTTGGCATTACAGTTATCGGAATTGCTGATACGAATGCGGATCCTACTGTAGTTGATTATCCAATCCCGGGTAACGACGACGCCATTCGCTCGATCAAGCTTTTTGCCGCGTTGATTGCTGACTCCTTCAATGAGGGAGCCAAAGAGTGGGAGCTTAAAGTTCGCACAATGGCTGAAAAGACAGAAGAAAGAGTGCGTCCAGATTCTAAAGCGCCATCCGCGGGCGACAGCAGAAACAAGGGCGGTCCCGCAGTTGTTAAGATGGCGAAGAGAAAACTCGTTGCCGTTGGTATGGCAGACGACGTTGAGATTGCTAGCGAGCTAGAGGCTCCTGCGTCTGCTGAGACTCCAGCTGCTGCAGAGGCTTCAACTGCGAAAGTAGAAGAGCCTAGCGCAGTCGCAACAACTGAAGAAAAATAA
- a CDS encoding succinate-semialdehyde dehydrogenase (in Escherichia coli this enzyme appears to be an NAD+/NADP+-dependent succinate semialdehyde dehydrogenase) — MPSVTTVNPANGNAISKYELQPFTQISERISLGHKAHLEWRVLGFSERAMMLKKVSLVLQQKKESLSRLMSLEMGKPISQAYLEIEKCAWVCDHYAENAEEYLTAEIVTEPNLNAEVVCQPLGVVFAVMPWNFPFWQVFRFAAPALMAGNVGLLKHSSNTTGCALEIEKVFLTAGLPEGIFQTVVCDHQVTEQIIAHPLVRAVTLTGSSEAGQKIAAIAGKYLKKSVLELGGSDPYIVLKDANIDDAVKACVKSRLINTGQSCIAAKRFIVEAPIYEKFTKEVVEEMSRKKVGAPLDDLDLGPMARVDLRDELHKQVIRSVQEGAKLLLGGTLPEMPGAYYMPTVLSDVLPEHTCFREELFGPVAAIVRAQDASHAVELANTSEFGLGAAVFTESRTAAHKIALKIDSGCVFINDFVKSDPRLPFGGIKSSGYGRELSHYGIKEFCNIKTIAG; from the coding sequence ATGCCCTCGGTTACAACAGTTAATCCTGCAAACGGGAATGCAATTAGCAAGTACGAACTGCAGCCGTTCACGCAGATTTCAGAGCGTATAAGCTTGGGCCATAAGGCACACCTAGAATGGCGTGTTCTCGGCTTTTCTGAGCGCGCAATGATGCTAAAAAAAGTTTCGCTCGTACTTCAGCAAAAAAAGGAGTCTTTATCACGACTGATGTCTCTTGAGATGGGTAAACCCATTTCTCAGGCCTACCTAGAGATAGAAAAGTGCGCGTGGGTGTGCGATCACTACGCCGAAAATGCCGAGGAATATTTAACGGCAGAGATCGTGACAGAACCTAATTTGAACGCAGAGGTTGTTTGCCAGCCCCTTGGGGTTGTGTTTGCTGTTATGCCTTGGAACTTCCCGTTTTGGCAGGTTTTTCGCTTTGCTGCGCCGGCATTGATGGCGGGCAACGTGGGCCTACTGAAACACTCTTCAAATACCACGGGCTGCGCACTAGAAATTGAGAAAGTTTTTTTAACGGCGGGCCTTCCAGAGGGTATATTTCAAACCGTTGTTTGCGATCATCAGGTGACCGAGCAAATCATTGCGCACCCGCTAGTTAGGGCGGTCACTTTAACTGGCAGCTCTGAGGCGGGACAAAAAATTGCCGCGATTGCGGGTAAGTATTTAAAAAAGAGCGTTTTAGAGCTTGGCGGCAGCGATCCGTACATTGTGTTAAAAGATGCAAACATTGATGATGCCGTAAAAGCTTGCGTGAAATCTCGGCTCATTAACACTGGGCAAAGCTGTATTGCCGCTAAAAGGTTTATTGTTGAAGCACCCATCTACGAAAAGTTCACAAAAGAAGTTGTCGAAGAGATGAGCCGCAAAAAAGTAGGCGCTCCTTTAGACGATCTTGATTTAGGCCCCATGGCACGAGTCGATCTACGAGACGAACTTCACAAACAAGTCATTAGATCTGTCCAAGAAGGTGCGAAGCTGCTACTCGGCGGTACTCTGCCTGAAATGCCAGGCGCTTACTACATGCCAACGGTACTCTCTGATGTGCTACCTGAGCACACTTGTTTTCGTGAAGAGCTTTTTGGCCCCGTTGCAGCTATTGTACGCGCGCAAGACGCCAGCCACGCCGTAGAACTTGCAAACACAAGTGAGTTTGGCTTAGGCGCTGCCGTTTTTACCGAGAGCCGAACGGCAGCTCATAAAATAGCCCTAAAAATTGACTCGGGTTGCGTTTTTATAAATGACTTTGTAAAGAGCGACCCGAGACTGCCTTTTGGGGGCATCAAGTCTTCAGGTTACGGCAGAGAACTCAGCCATTACGGAATTAAAGAGTTTTGCAATATAAAGACAATCGCTGGTTAG
- a CDS encoding DNA-binding protein has product MFNLMISYNPDSWNLDPYQCDKKRYLEHTESYIRDQFAELNIETLNKLKSFPTLFAIEGDKHDSRVGYITNLKVRSDHILIEYKFDTILPPLPAGSLEKLEKVFDIPLFERNRTHWSIKDDNLLKTLSEKGFYSKDQVEAAKTIRERETGRSNLPANIIDSLNNNHVFIVHGRDDDTKYQVASYITELGLIPIILHEQANLGKTIIEKIETYTNVGFAVVLYTPCDVGSIYNYDQSKMSYRYRARQNVVLEHGYLMAKLGRQRVTALVKGDIETPNDISGVVYVGFDQYGYWKNDLKREILAAGITIQQIQGL; this is encoded by the coding sequence ATGTTCAACTTAATGATTAGCTATAACCCTGATTCATGGAATCTTGATCCTTACCAATGCGATAAGAAAAGATATTTAGAACACACTGAGAGTTATATAAGAGATCAGTTTGCTGAATTAAATATTGAAACCTTGAATAAACTAAAATCTTTCCCGACTTTGTTTGCAATTGAAGGTGACAAACATGATTCGAGAGTTGGATACATCACTAATTTAAAAGTTAGGAGTGATCATATTCTTATTGAATATAAGTTTGATACCATCTTACCTCCGCTTCCTGCTGGATCACTTGAAAAACTAGAGAAAGTTTTTGATATACCACTATTTGAAAGAAACAGAACTCATTGGTCAATCAAAGATGATAACCTACTCAAGACTCTATCCGAAAAAGGATTTTATTCAAAAGATCAAGTTGAAGCAGCTAAGACAATAAGGGAGCGTGAAACTGGTAGAAGTAATCTACCAGCAAATATCATTGACTCCCTTAATAACAATCATGTTTTTATTGTTCATGGGAGAGATGATGATACAAAATACCAAGTTGCTTCATACATTACTGAACTAGGCCTTATTCCAATTATTCTTCATGAACAGGCAAATTTAGGAAAAACAATTATTGAAAAAATTGAAACTTACACAAATGTTGGATTTGCAGTAGTTCTATACACTCCTTGTGACGTTGGCTCAATATATAATTATGATCAATCTAAAATGAGTTATAGGTACAGAGCTAGGCAAAATGTCGTTCTTGAACATGGTTATCTAATGGCAAAGTTAGGACGACAAAGAGTTACTGCTTTAGTTAAAGGAGACATTGAAACTCCTAATGATATTAGTGGCGTTGTGTACGTTGGTTTTGATCAATACGGCTATTGGAAAAATGATTTAAAGAGAGAAATATTGGCTGCTGGAATTACAATTCAACAGATACAAGGTTTGTAA